Below is a window of Fulvitalea axinellae DNA.
AGCCTGAAGTTTTTGCGGTAAAACCACTTGATTTTGTGGGAATGCAAAGGCCTAAGGTTACTGTAAAAGTGGGTGAAACGGTGAAAGCCGGTACGCCGGTCCTTTTCGACAAAAAGTTGGAGACCGTAATGTACACCGCACCAGTCAGTGGCGAGGTAGTAGAGATTAAGCGTGGCCTGAAGCGCAGGGTCGAGGAGATCAAAATCCTGGCTGACAAAGAGTTCGCTTACGAGGAATTCAAGGCTTACGGCGCCGGCGACATCGCTGGAATTAGCCGTGAAGAGGCCCAAGAACAACTCACAAAATCAGGCGTTTGGCCACAGATCATCCAGCGCCCTTACGGCATAGTGGCCAATCCGGCCGACACTCCGCGTGACATTTTCGTTTCAGGTTTCGATTCGGCGCCTTTGGCGGCCGACTACGACTTCACGCTGGAAGGCGAGGAGAAATACCTGCAGGCCGGTTTCGATATCTTGGCCAAATTCTCAGGCAAGGCTGTCAAGCTCGGTCTTAAGTCTGGAAACGACAAGGTTTTCAAAGGCCTGAACAACGTGGAAGCCACTTATTTCGACGGTGTTCACCCTGCGGGCAACGTGGGAACCCATATCCACAAAGTTGCGCCGATCAACAAAGGCGAGGTGGTATGGACCGTAAACCCTTACGGTGTGGCGCAAATCGGGAAGCTTTTCATTGAAGGAAAGTACGACGCCAGCAAGGTAATCGCCGTGGCCGGTTCGGAAATCAAGGCCCCGCAACATTACAAGACATTCTCTGGAGCGTGCATCAACAAGTTTATCGAGAATAACATGGAGCAGACTAACGTCCGCTACATCTCGGGCAACGTGTTGACCGGTACGCGTGTGGAAGACAAAGGCTTTTTGGGCTATTACGACAGCCTGTTCACCGTGATTCCTGAAGGGAACGAACACGAGCTTTTCGGTTGGGCTTTGCCTACCACCAGCAAGCTGAGCTTTCAGCGCGCTTTGGGCTTGTTCTCTTGGATCAATCGCAACAAGGAGTACACCCTGAACACCAACACCCGCGGCGAAGCCAGGGCGTTCGTTCAATCGGGAGTGTTGGAGAAAATGGTTCCTATGGACCTTTACCCGACGTATTTGCTCAAGTCGATCTTGGCGCAGGACTTCGAAAACATGGAAGCTCTGGGTATTTACGAAGTGATCGAGGAGGACTTGGCGCTTTGCGAATTCGTTGACGTGTCTAAACATAAGATCCAAGCGATTCTTCGCCAGGGGCTTGACCTTTTGCAATATAGCTGATAGAGAATCATGAAATTCTTAAGAGATAACATTGATAAGATAAAGCCATTGTTCGAGAAGGACGGGAAGCTGGAGAAATTCTACTACCCCTTCGAGGCATTGGAAACTTTCTTGTTCGCGCCGGATCACACGACGCCGAACAAGGGCGCTCACATCCGTGACGCCATCGACTTGAAGCGTTTGATGTCTACCGTGATCGTGGCCATGATCCCTTGCCTTATTTTCGGCATGTGGAACGTTGGTTTGCAACACGATTTGGCTACTGGCGAGACAACTGATTTTATCGGTCGTCTTGGAATGGGAGCGTTCAAAGTGTTGCCGATCGTGATTGTGGCTTACGCTGCCGGTCTCGGTGCTGAATTCGTATTTTCGATCATCCGGAAGCACCCGATCAACGAGGGCTACTTGGTAACGGGTATGCTGATTCCGTTGGTGCTGCCTGTTGACATTCCGCTTTGGCAAGTGGCTTTGGCCAGTATCTTCGCCGTAGTGATTGGCAAAGAGGCTTTCGGTGGTACGGGAATGAATATCCTGAACGTAGCCTTGACGGCTCGTGCGTTCTTGTATTTCGCTTATCCTACCGATATTTCGGGTGAGGTTTGGACATACTTCGGCGACGCTGACGCTATTGCCGGGTACACGGGCGCTACTCCATTGGCCATTGCGGCCGGAGCGAAGGGCAGTGTTGTTGAGGCTTTCTCGCAACTGTCGTATTTGAAAGGCGCTCCATTGTTTGATATGTTCATGGGATATATCCCAGGATCGATCGGTGAGACATCTACTTTGATGTGCTTGATCGGTGCGGCGGTTCTGATCCTTACAGGAACGGGAAGCTGGAAAATCATCTTCAGCGGTTTTGCCGGCGCTTACATCATGGGCATGGTTTTCAATATGGCGAGTACCGGAATGGATCCGAACGCTGAAGGCGCGGCGACTTTCGTGTCGTTCATGCAGATGGCCCCTGTTTATCACTTGGTGATGGGCGGTTTGGCTTTCGGTGTGGTCTTTATGGCTACCGATCCCGTTACGGCTTCGCATACTGAGAAAGGCAAGTGGATCTACGGATTCCTGATCGGTGTGTTGACCGTGATTATCCGCGTGGTGAACCCGGCTTATCCGGAAGGTATCATGCTTGCGATCCTGATCATGAACGTGTTCGCTCCTTTGATCGACCACTACATTGTTCAAGCTAACAAAAACAGGAGGTTACGTCGTGCAACAGTCTAATTCATATATCATCACTTTCGCAATCGCCATGACGGTAATCGTTGGCGGTTTGCTGGCCGGCGCCAACCAGATCCTGAAGCCCGCCCAACAGAAAGCCCTTAAGCTGGACAAGCAGAAGGCGATCTTGGGTACGGTAATCACGCTCAAGGAAGGCGATAACGTGAATGACCTTTTCACTAAGAATATCAAGTCTGAGGTAGTTGACTACCAAGGAAACGTGGTGGAAGGCGTTAAGGCTTCTAGCGTAGTGACGCGGAAGCAGTACAAGCAAAAGGACAAGACCAAGAAGCTTTTCCCTGTTTACAAATACGAGCAGAACGGAAAAGTGGACGCTTATATCTTGCCGATTTACGGAAACGGTCTCTGGAACGAAATCTGGGGATACATCGCACTGCAAGGTGACTTGAAGACGGTAAAAGGCGTAGTGTTTGACCACGCCGGTGAGACTCCTGGTTTGGGTGCCCGTATTACGGAAGGCGCTATCCAGAAACGTTACCAAAACAAGTTGATCTTCGATCAGGACGGAAAGCTCGTTTCCGTAACAATGGTGAAAGGCGAAGGTAACCCGGAAAGCGCTCTGGGCAAGTATAAAGTAGACGGCATGTCAGGTGCTACCTTGACTGCCAACGGCGTAAACGCCATGCTTTACAACTACTTGGACCTGTACCTGCCTTACATCAAGAAGCAGCAGAATAAATAAGGTTTCGAACGGAAAAAAATTATCAATAATGAGTGATAACACAAATCCGGTAACGGAGCAGAACCCTCCGGTAAAGAAAGCTTCGGAACCTTTGTTCTCGAAGCGGAGAAAGAAGTTCATCTCCGACCCGATGAACGACGACAACCCGATTACCGTACAGGTATTGGGTATCTGCTCGGCTTTGGCGGTAACTTCGCAGCTTAAGCCTACGTTGGTGATGGCTATTGCGGTAACTTTCGTGATCGTGTTCTCTAACCTGATCACTTCGCTTATCCGTAACCTGATCCCTAACCGTATCCGTATCATCGTTCAGTTGGCCATTATCGCCACGTTCGTGATTTTGGTGGACCAGGTGCTCCGCGCCTATCTTTTCGACGTATCGAAGCTTCTTTCGGTATTCGTGGGTCTGATCATCACCAACTGTATCGTAATGGGACGTCTTGAGGCGTTCGCAATGGGCAACAAGCCTTGGGACTCGGTTCTCGACGGTATGGGAAGTAGCTTGGGCTATGCCTGGGTAATCCTCGCCGTGGCTTTCTTCCGCGAACTCTTCGGTTCGGGATCGCTGTTTGGCTACAAGGTGTTCGAGGAAATGGGACTCGCCATTCCTAACAACGGCCTTATGGTGACATCGGTGGGAGCGTTTATTATCCTGGGTCTTATCATCTGGGTACAGCGTGCGAAAACCGGTTACGTAGAGCATTAATAACAACACCAAGAATCTTTAAGCAATGGACTTAATTAACTTAGGCATAAGATCGATTTTTATCGAGAACATGGTGTTCGCCTATTTCTTGGGTATGTGCTCTTACTTGGCCGTATCCAAAAAGGTTAGCACCGCTATGGGACTCGGTTTGGCGGTAGTGTTCGTACTTACCATC
It encodes the following:
- a CDS encoding Na(+)-translocating NADH-quinone reductase subunit A encodes the protein MSKTIKLKRGFDINLAGKADKKIASCPQPEVFAVKPLDFVGMQRPKVTVKVGETVKAGTPVLFDKKLETVMYTAPVSGEVVEIKRGLKRRVEEIKILADKEFAYEEFKAYGAGDIAGISREEAQEQLTKSGVWPQIIQRPYGIVANPADTPRDIFVSGFDSAPLAADYDFTLEGEEKYLQAGFDILAKFSGKAVKLGLKSGNDKVFKGLNNVEATYFDGVHPAGNVGTHIHKVAPINKGEVVWTVNPYGVAQIGKLFIEGKYDASKVIAVAGSEIKAPQHYKTFSGACINKFIENNMEQTNVRYISGNVLTGTRVEDKGFLGYYDSLFTVIPEGNEHELFGWALPTTSKLSFQRALGLFSWINRNKEYTLNTNTRGEARAFVQSGVLEKMVPMDLYPTYLLKSILAQDFENMEALGIYEVIEEDLALCEFVDVSKHKIQAILRQGLDLLQYS
- a CDS encoding NADH:ubiquinone reductase (Na(+)-transporting) subunit B encodes the protein MKFLRDNIDKIKPLFEKDGKLEKFYYPFEALETFLFAPDHTTPNKGAHIRDAIDLKRLMSTVIVAMIPCLIFGMWNVGLQHDLATGETTDFIGRLGMGAFKVLPIVIVAYAAGLGAEFVFSIIRKHPINEGYLVTGMLIPLVLPVDIPLWQVALASIFAVVIGKEAFGGTGMNILNVALTARAFLYFAYPTDISGEVWTYFGDADAIAGYTGATPLAIAAGAKGSVVEAFSQLSYLKGAPLFDMFMGYIPGSIGETSTLMCLIGAAVLILTGTGSWKIIFSGFAGAYIMGMVFNMASTGMDPNAEGAATFVSFMQMAPVYHLVMGGLAFGVVFMATDPVTASHTEKGKWIYGFLIGVLTVIIRVVNPAYPEGIMLAILIMNVFAPLIDHYIVQANKNRRLRRATV
- the nqrC gene encoding NADH:ubiquinone reductase (Na(+)-transporting) subunit C encodes the protein MQQSNSYIITFAIAMTVIVGGLLAGANQILKPAQQKALKLDKQKAILGTVITLKEGDNVNDLFTKNIKSEVVDYQGNVVEGVKASSVVTRKQYKQKDKTKKLFPVYKYEQNGKVDAYILPIYGNGLWNEIWGYIALQGDLKTVKGVVFDHAGETPGLGARITEGAIQKRYQNKLIFDQDGKLVSVTMVKGEGNPESALGKYKVDGMSGATLTANGVNAMLYNYLDLYLPYIKKQQNK
- a CDS encoding NADH:ubiquinone reductase (Na(+)-transporting) subunit D, with the translated sequence MSDNTNPVTEQNPPVKKASEPLFSKRRKKFISDPMNDDNPITVQVLGICSALAVTSQLKPTLVMAIAVTFVIVFSNLITSLIRNLIPNRIRIIVQLAIIATFVILVDQVLRAYLFDVSKLLSVFVGLIITNCIVMGRLEAFAMGNKPWDSVLDGMGSSLGYAWVILAVAFFRELFGSGSLFGYKVFEEMGLAIPNNGLMVTSVGAFIILGLIIWVQRAKTGYVEH